A genomic window from Castor canadensis chromosome 18, mCasCan1.hap1v2, whole genome shotgun sequence includes:
- the LOC109684321 gene encoding RIMS-binding protein 3A-like, whose translation MTKDSPTPLGGGRVSPKKPGSPGPAAAVLEEQRRELEKLRAELEAERARGRAERRRFTAQARQLRESAEQERQQLADHLRSKWEAQRFREMRQLQEKVQREREAEIRQLLRWKEAELRQLQQMLHRERDGVVRQARELQRQLAQELVNRGYCGRAEAPETSATQCHCRLQQVLAQLRWETDSEQAARIRHLQAALHLQRQLFLKYILEHFRWQPALPEHPDPQAVHSSEERLPEIRSSARRTPKPACRLGSLDSLSTGVRVRSRSLDLVPASCSSSPDDLLPTRASSLDSLTTARSCSLNSTLSCPKASESEVRASPTDVSIPGSPSPPLPLLPPSAHRKPSDPRGGEGSGNQPCEALTPAPLGLDYHELLKQNSELAEALQVLSRRCSALREENMQLRRAGFSDEAVEKVKRLKVKHAELTGLARRLEDRARKLQETNLRAVSAPVPGESHADLELCQAFARQRAQDLSEQATALLAKDKQIEELRRECHLLQACVATALGSTSHPGGGAPSAQWLNISDLDRLQRESQREVLRLQRQLTLQQSKGGAGREAGSRSSPCEEVQQQVQELECELGARRRECELLGAQAAAAQRRVEEAEAQLQAALLKGAWLAEENARLQAQANWIPKVAGENSDVRGQLSRTCQEGLLAEQLLQQAESGQDRQQQLQHYLQKALSDLQAARKEMQALQCQPGHPLQQPSEIIQTPEFQASGSGRSKFKPGQEDHALSLPSRDKQPSVCLSQQESPVALSEPDSAPRVSDRVSPSEPLDSRPQAKKTSSQSNSSSEVESVWVTVPSCLTLDVDTASEVDDLESDSVSTPLEVKDSEAPATPKFKVFLARYSYNPFEGPNEHPESELPLTAGDYVYVFGDMDDDGFYEGELEDGRRGMVPSNLVEQVPDSPMLGCLPSKSPDLSPTSLPAGQSQALKENSLSLGKAQASVDRGPYQIVRLGSETEVAVEILETKKEACWVGSPQSVGEQGFSSPFLGARGVLCVAPMQLHLQSVAATSAEITWVHGSSGHPHMVYLNDQEHALTPSGVSCYTFQGLHPGTRYQVRVEVQLPRDLLQVWETMSSTITFDTPLAGPPDPPLDVLVEHHASPGFLVVSWLPVTIDSAGSSNGVQVTGYAVYMHGLKVAEVTDATAGSTLLELSQLQVPLTCQKLSVRTMSLYGESLDSVPAQIPEDCFTCHPLLETPPFSYTCSDLSTCRVTFPVCHQKLTQASLSTHTPGNCGKPQAKFLEAFPEEPPRRQSLVSSLSSERTGNQAQGSTEAWKDCKKDLPFQKSPQNHRPPLPTGQSGVEESHYQHMSTNRSPAPGFIHLSPECGARKEPHQEKSAFEKALKQQGTSLHHAADFGNVLEEEEAVCLGPWHTRKPEQKKKLRPQSRRGKALGGKRECQLCEPTSTLCQAPSSKVVKMPRGGSLKLRTEANTPSRVFVALFDYNPLVMSANPRGAEEELAFQKGQLLRVWGSQDPHGFYHGECNGQVGNIPGHLVVEVGTEQTDGSWCLSEQGHLPSVAHLEDFECLTSTQGSILMPQGTSTPWTPKTMVAALDYDPRDGRLGSRAKGKLVLRAGDVVTVYGPVDAKGFYYGESSGHRGLVPAHLLDDLSVHAE comes from the coding sequence ATGACCAAGGACTCGCCTACCCCTTTGGGTGGCGGCCGCGTGTCGCCCAAGAAGCCAGGCAGCCCGGGCCCAGCGGCAGCAGTGCTGGAGGAACAGCGACGGGAGCTGGAGAAGCTGCGGGCGGAGCTGGAGGCCGAGCGCGCGCGCGGGCGGGCCGAACGACGGCGCTTCACCGCCCAGGCGCGCCAGTTGAGGGAGTCCGCAGAGCAGGAGCGGCAGCAGCTGGCTGACCATCTGCGCTCCAAGTGGGAGGCGCAGCGCTTCCGGGAGATGCGGCAACTGCAGGAGAAGGTGCAGCGAGAGCGCGAGGCCGAGATCCGGCAGCTGCTGCGCTGGAAGGAGGCCGAACTGCGGCAGCTGCAGCAGATGCTGCACCGTGAGCGCGACGGTGTGGTGCGCCAGGCCCGAGAGCTGCAGCGCCAGCTGGCCCAAGAACTGGTGAACCGCGGTTACTGCGGCCGCGCGGAGGCGCCGGAGACCTCTGCCACTCAATGCCACTGTCGCCTGCAACAAGTACTGGCGCAGCTTCGCTGGGAGACCGACAGCGAACAGGCCGCGCGCATCCGCCACCTGCAGGCGGCGTTACACTTGCAGCGTCAACTCTTTCTCAAGTACATCCTGGAGCACTTTCGCTGGCAACCCGCTTTGCCGGAACACCCAGACCCCCAGGCCGTGCATTCCTCGGAAGAGCGACTCCCCGAAATCCGGAGCAGTGCTCGTCGCACCCCAAAGCCCGCCTGTCGACTCGGATCCCTAGACAGCCTGAGCACTGGCGTCCGCGTTCGCTCCCGTTCTCTGGATCTGGTGCCCGCGTCATGCTCCAGCTCTCCAGACGACCTGCTCCCCACGCGTGCCAGCTCCCTTGATTCCTTGACAACAGCGCGTTCTTGCTCGCTCAACAGCACACTGAGTTGTCCCAAGGCCTCCGAATCCGAGGTGCGGGCCTCCCCAACAGATGTCTCCATCCCAGGCTCTCCTAGTCCCCCGCTGCCGCTCCTACCACCGTCGGCTCATAGGAAACCTAGCGATCCGCGGGGAGGAGAAGGCTCCGGGAACCAGCCCTGCGAAGCTCTGACCCCCGCGCCACTAGGCCTGGACTACCACGAACTGCTGAAGCAAAATTCGGAGCTGGCTGAAGCGTTGCAGGTGCTGTCGCGCCGGTGTTCTGCTTTGCGCGAGGAGAACATGCAGCTCCGGCGCGCAGGCTTCTCCGACGAGGCAGTTGAGAAGGTGAAGCGGCTCAAGGTAAAGCATGCTGAACTAACAGGCCTGGCGCGGCGCCTGGAGGACCGGGCCCGCAAGCTGCAGGAAACCAATCTGCGGGCAGTGAGTGCGCCCGTACCCGGTGAGAGCCACGCCGACCTGGAGCTGTGCCAGGCCTTTGCCCGCCAGCGCGCCCAGGACTTGTCAGAACAGGCTACTGCACTGTTGGCCAAGGACAAACAGATCGAAGAACTTCGGAGGGAATGCCACCTGCTGCAGGCTTGCGTTGCCACGGCTCTCGGCAGCACCTCGCATCCTGGAGGGGGCGCCCCCAGCGCGCAGTGGCTCAACATCAGCGACTTGGACCGGCTGCAGCGCGAATCCCAGCGCGAAGTGTTGCGCTTGCAAAGGCAATTGACACTGCAGCAATCCAAGGGTGGCGCCGGGCGTGAGGCTGGCAGCCGCAGCTCACCTTGCGAGGAGGTGCAACAGCAGGTGCAAGAGCTGGAGTGCGAGCTGGGTGCGCGGCGGCGTGAATGCGAGTTGCTGGGCGCTCAGGCGGCAGCAGCACAGCGGCGCGTGGAGGAAGCTGAAGCACAGCTGCAGGCAGCGCTGCTCAAGGGCGCCTGGCTGGCGGAGGAGAACGCACGGCTGCAGGCACAGGCCAACTGGATCCCGAAGGTGGCAGGGGAGAACAGCGACGTGCGCGGGCAGCTGAGTCGCACGTGCCAGGAGGGCCTGTTGGCGGAGCAGCTGCTGCAGCAGGCAGAGAGTGGGCAAGACAggcagcagcagctgcagcaCTACCTGCAGAAGGCCCTGAGCGACCTCCAGGCTGCCCGGAAGGAGATGCAGGCGTTGCAATGTCAACCTGGCCACCCTTTGCAGCAGCCATCGGAGATCATCCAAACCCCAGAGTTCCAAGCCAGTGGCAGTGGAAGGTCCAAGTTCAAGCCAGGACAGGAAGACCATGCACTGTCACTGCCCAGCAGGGACAAACAGCCTTCTGTTTGTCTCTCCCAGCAAGAAAGTCCAGTTGCCCTTAGTGAACCAGACAGTGCCCCTAGAGTGTCAGACAGGGTCTCTCCCAGCGAGCCTTTGGACTCCAGGCCCCAGGCCAAGAAAACCAGCTCCCAGTCGAACTCCTCGTCAGAGGTGGAGTCCGTATGGGTTACAGTGCCATCTTGCCTTACTCTGGACGTGGACACAGCCAGTGAGGTAGATGATCTTGAGTCAGACAGTGTGTCCACTCCCCTGGAAGTAAAGGACTCTGAGGCTCCTGCTACCCCCAAGTTCAAGGTCTTCCTGGCTAGGTATAGCTACAATCCATTTGAGGGACCCAATGAGCATCCTGAGAGTGAGCTGCCCCTCACAGCTGGGGATTATGTGTATGTCTTTGGGGACATGGATGACGATGGCTTCTATGAAGGGGAGCTTGAGGATGGCCGTAGGGGAATGGTGCCATCCAACTTAGTGGAACAGGTTCCAGACAGCCCCATGTTAGGCTGCCTGCCCTCCAAGTCCCCTGACCTTAGCCCCACTTCACTACCTGCTGGACAGAGCCAAGCCTTGAAGGAAAACAGCTTATCACTTGGAAAAGCTCAGGCATCAGTGGATAGAGGGCCATACCAGATTGTAAGGTTGGGCTCTGAGACAGAAGTGGCGGTAGAGATCTTGGAGACTAAGAAAGAAGCCTGCTGGGTGGGGTCACCACAGAGTGTGGGGGAACAGGGCTTCTCCAGTCCATTTCTAGGGGCCAGAGGAGTGCTCTGTGTGGCCCCCATGCAACTACACCTGCAGAGCGTTGCGGCTACATCTGCTGAGATCACCTGGGTTCATGGCAGCAGCGGACACCCCCATATGGTGTACCTTAATGACCAGGAACATGCCCTGACCCCATCAGGTGTGAGCTGCTACACTTTCCAAGGTCTACATCCTGGCACACGATACCAGGTGAGGGTGGAAGTGCAGCTGCCTAGGGACTTGCTGCAGgtgtgggaaacaatgtcctcCACCATCACCTTTGACACACCCTTAGCAGGACCCCCTGACCCCCCACTGGATGTACTAGTAGAGCACCATGCCTCTCCAGGCTTCCTGGTGGTCAGCTGGCTTCCTGTGACCATTGACTCAGCTGGGTCCTCCAATGGAGTACAGGTCACAGGCTATGCAGTGTATATGCATGGGCTCAAGGTTGCAGAGGTCACTGATGCCACTGCTGGGAGCACCCTGTTGGAATTGTCCCAGCTCCAGGTGCCCCTCACATGCCAGAAGCTCTCAGTGAGAACCATGTCGCTCTATGGTGAGTCCCTAGATTCAGTGCCAGCTCAGATCCCTGAGGACTGCTTCACCTGTCACCCATTACTGGAGACTCCTCCCTTTAGCTATACCTGCAGTGACCTGTCCACCTGTAGAGTCACCTTCCCTGTCTGTCATCAGAAGCTGACACAGGCTTCTCTGAGTACTCACACTCCTGGAAACTGTGGGAAACCTCAGGCCAAGTTTCTAGAAGCATTCCCTGAAGAACCCCCAAGGAGGCAGTCTCTAGTGTCCAGCTTAAGCTCAGAAAGGACTGGCAACCAAGCCCAGGGGTCCACAGAGGCCTGGAAAGACTGCAAAAAGGACCTGCCTTTTCAGAAGAGTCCCCAGAACCACAGGCCACCTCTGCCCACTGGCCAGTCTGGGGTGGAAGAAAGCCACTACCAGCATATGAGCACCAACAGAAGCCCTGCCCCAGGATTCATCCATTTGTCCCCTGAGTGTGGGGCCAGGAAAGAGCCACATCAGGAGAAGTCTGCCTTTGAGAAGGCCCTCAAGCAGCAAGGCACCAGCCTGCATCATGCGGCTGACTTCGGTAACgttttggaggaggaggaggcagtttGCTTGGGTCCTTGGCATACAAGGAAGCCAgagcagaaaaagaaactgaggccccagaGCAGACGAGGAAAAGCTTTGGGGGGCAAGAGAGAGTGCCAGCTCTGTGAGCCCACCTCAACACTATGTCAAGCTCCTTCCAGCAAAGTTGTTAAGATGCCCAGGGGTGGCTCCCTGAAGTTGAGGACAGAGGCCAACACTCCCTCCAGAGTCTTTGTGGCCCTCTTTGATTATAATCCCCTGGTGATGTCTGCCAACCCCAGGGGTGCAGAGGAGGAGCTGGCCTTCCAGAAAGGGCAGTTGCTGAGAGTGTGGGGCTCTCAGGACCCCCATGGCTTCTACCATGGCGAGTGCAATGGACAAGTGGGTAACATTCCTGGGCACCTTGTGGTGGAGGTGGGCACAGAGCAGACTGACGGGAGTTGGTGTTTGTCAGAACAAGGGCATCTTCCCTCTGTTGCCCACCTTGAGGACTTTGAGTGTCTTACCAGCACCCAGGGATCCATTCTCATGCCCCAAGGGACATCTACACCATGGACTCCAAAGACAATGGTGGCAGCTCTGGACTATGATCCCAGGGATGGGAGATTAGGGAGCCGGGCAAAGGGCAAGCTGGTGCTGAGGGCAGGAGACGTGGTTACTGTGTATGGGCCTGTAGATGCTAAGGGATTCTATTACGGTGAGTCTAGTGGCCACAGGGGCCTTGTCCCTGCCCATCTGCTGGATGACTTGTCTGTCCATGCGGAGTGA